A genome region from Primulina eburnea isolate SZY01 chromosome 9, ASM2296580v1, whole genome shotgun sequence includes the following:
- the LOC140840544 gene encoding uncharacterized protein: MAYSRFMNPYDKEYMKMAMLKHEETFRDQVNELHRLYRIQKMLMKEIAKNRHGPWKCLDLENRAVEFKFSEPAGENCRVLEVEDDQNDLELTLGPKSYNQKKIKLAAEQTVASDLRPSLSSSKIRTRNSIREELLSQQKWAGLEMNNLSNQERLDNPHWHFKVLSLNMA; encoded by the exons ATGGCGTACTCGAGGTTTATGAATCCATACGACAAGGAATACATGAAAATGGCGATGCTAAAGCACGAGGAAACATTTCGGGATCAG GTTAATGAGCTACATCGTCTGTATCGAATCCAGAAAATGTTGATGAAGGAGATTGCTAAAAACAGGCACGGGCCCTGGAAATGTCTGGACCTAGAGAATCGGGCTGTGGAATTCAAATTTTCGGAACCCGCGGGAGAAAACTGTAGGGTTTTAGAGGTTGAAGATGATCAGAATGATCTTGAGCTGACGTTGGGCCCAAAGAGTTATAATcagaagaaaattaaattagCCGCAGAGCAGACTGTTGCATCAGATCTCAGGCCGAGTTTATCTTCTTCGAAGATCAGAACAAGAAACTCAATTAGAGAAGAATTGTTGAGCCAGCAAAAATGGGCCGGCCTGGAAATGAATAACTTATCAAACCAAGAAAGATTAGATAATCCCCATTGGCATTTCAAGGTCTTGAGCTTGAATATGGCTTGA
- the LOC140841626 gene encoding BTB/POZ domain-containing protein SR1IP1-like, which produces MSAKKKELLSGDMKSTSQWVFSHEIPSDVTVTARGTSFCLHKFPLVSKSGYICKKLSESTDTAKSIIEIPDVPGGPEAFELAANFCYGIHFEITSENIAMLRCAAEFLEMTEDYATGNLIQRTESYLNEVALKTVPGAVSILHSSENLLPMAEEVRLVSRSTDTISIIMCQDSSKRAVDWWGEDLAVLRIDMFQRVLIAMISRGFKQHDLGQIVMLYAQKSLRGLEIFGKGRKKIEPRQEHEKRVVLETIVSLLPRVKNSISVSFLSMLLRASIYLETTAACRLDLERRVALQLAQAALDDLLIPSYSFTGDTLFDVEAVLRITRTFFECEREINKIGYNYNADEDYNSPSANDTERVTRLLENYLSEIASDRNLSVTKFVDLAELIPEQPRITEDGMYKAVDIYLKAHPSLSDTDRKKLCSVMNCQKLSREACAHAAQNDRLPVQTVIQVLYHEQQRLREVMDNSSLNHESSLHSGKLINHKSVDIHPVLQDETSSLRRENHDLKLELLNMKMKLNELENSSGNKSLSKPVSPLMTSHASSTEKPILSQKYSFISSVSRKLGRFIRADGLLPGTRGRNKPSKTRRHSIS; this is translated from the exons ATGTCTGCTAAGAAAAAAGAGCTTCTTTCCGGTGACATGAAGAGTACTAGCCAATG GGTTTTTTCCCATGAAATTCCAAGTGATGTAACTGTTACTGCTCGAGGAACTTCCTTTTGTTTGCACAAG TTTCCTCTAGTCTCAAAAAGTGGATACATATGCAAAAAACTCTCAGAATCCACCGATACCGCCAAATCCATTATCGAAATCCCCGATGTCCCCGGTGGGCCGGAGGCATTTGAACTTGCAGCAAACTTCTGCTATGGTATACACTTCGAAATCACCTCCGAGAACATCGCCATGCTTAGATGTGCAGCAGAGTTTCTTGAAATGACAGAGGACTACGCCACAGGAAATTTGATCCAAAGAACCGAGTCATATTTAAATGAAGTGGCATTAAAGACTGTGCCTGGGGCTGTATCGATTTTACATTCGTCGGAAAACCTTCTCCCGATGGCTGAGGAAGTACGGTTGGTGAGCAGAAGCACCGACACCATATCGATCATTATGTGTCAAGATAGCTCAAAGCGAGCTGTTGATTGGTGGGGTGAGGATTTGGCCGTCCTACGAATCGATATGTTCCAAAGGGTTCTCATTGCGATGATATCAAGAGGATTCAAGCAACACGATCTTGGTCAAATAGTTATGCTATATGCACAAAAATCGCTTAGAGGTTTG GAGATATTTGGAAAGGGTCGGAAGAAAATCGAACCAAGACAAGAACACGAGAAAAGGGTCGTGTTAGAAACAATAGTTAGCCTCTTACCAAGAGTGAAAAACTCAATCTCAGTCAGCTTTCTATCGATGCTTCTTCGAGCTTCGATTTACTTAGAAACAACAGCAGCTTGTCGGCTTGATTTGGAGAGGAGAGTGGCCTTGCAACTTGCACAAGCTGCGCTAGATGATCTTTTGATCCCATCTTATTCCTTCACGGGTGATACGCTGTTCGATGTTGAAGCTGTGCTACGAATCACAAGAACTTTCTTTGAATGTGAAAGGGAGATCAATAAAATAGGGTATAATTATAATGCAGATGAAGATTATAATTCCCCTTCAGCAAATGATACGGAGAGAGTGACACGATTATTGGAGAATTATCTATCAGAAATCGCTTCTGATCGTAATCTATCGGTTACTAAATTTGTTGATCTTGCAGAACTTATCCCTGAACAGCCAAGAATAACTGAAGATGGAATGTACAAAGCCGTCGACATCTATTTGAAG GCTCATCCTTCTTTAAGTGATACAGATAGAAAGAAACTTTGCAGTGTCATGAACTGTCAAAAGCTCTCTCGAGAGGCTTGTGCTCACGCGGCTCAGAACGATAGGCTACCGGTTCAAACTGTCATTCAAGTACTTTACCACGAGCAGCAACGTTTAAGGGAAGTCATGGATAATAGTAGCCTCAATCACGAGTCCTCTCTTCATTCAGGGAAATTGATCAATCACAAGTCCGTGGACATTCACCCTGTCTTGCAAGACGAGACCTCATCTCTACGAAGGGAAAATCACGACTTGAAACTCGAGCTTCTGAACATGAAAATGAAGTTAAATGAATTGGAAAATTCTTCAGGCAACAAATCTTTGTCGAAACCTGTTAGCCCCTTGATGACCAGCCATGCCTCGTCCACCGAGAAACCTATTTTGTCACAAAAATATTCGTTCATAAGCTCGGTTTCAAGGAAACTCGGTAGATTTATACGGGCTGATGGATTGTTACCAGGTACCAGAGGTAGGAATAAACCGAGTAAAACTAGGCGTCACTCGATATCGTGA